In Juglans microcarpa x Juglans regia isolate MS1-56 chromosome 8D, Jm3101_v1.0, whole genome shotgun sequence, the following are encoded in one genomic region:
- the LOC121243225 gene encoding calcium sensing receptor, chloroplastic, translated as MAMELAIRASATPRPSLPSSSSLSSKPISSSRPHFRPISVSLPTSTTISLLALFTPPREAKALSLPKDQIVSSLTEVEKTIEKVQEVGSSFLDITKQIFEVVRNALKPGIEVALPIAKQAGEQALNITSPAISEASKKAQEAIQSSGFDTQPALTAAKTVVDAAQQTTKVIEAAKPIASSTVETISSAEPIVIVGTAGALFLAYFLIPPIWSTISYSLRGYKGELTPAQALDLISTQNHLMIDIRSEKDKDKAGIPRLPSSAKNRLIAIPLEELPSKLRGLVRNVKKVEAEMAALKISYLKKINKGSNIVILDSYSDSAKTVAKALTTLGFKNCWIVAGGFSGSRGWLQSQLGTDSYNFSFVEVFSPSRVIPAAVGRFGTTGSNKRKLLPGAD; from the exons ATGGCTATGGAGTTGGCCATCCGAGCTTCAGCCACCCCGAGGCCTTCCCTTCCCTCCTCTTCCTCGCTATCTTCCAAACCCATATCTTCTTCCAGACCACATTTCAGACCCATTTCTGTATCTTTACCTACATCAACAACCATATCACTTTTGGCTCTCTTCACTCCTCCCCGTGAAGCAAAGGCTCTCAGTCTCCCCAAGGACCAGATAGTCTCTTCTCTCACTGAA GTGGAGAAAACAATTGAAAAGGTTCAGGAAGTGGGTTCAAGTTTCTTGGATATCACAAAGCAGATTTTTGAAGTTGTCAGAAATGCTTTGAAGCCGGGCATCGAAGTGGCATTGCCAATTGCTAAGCAGGCAGGAGAACAGGCCTTGAACATCACTTCCCCGGCAATTTCCGAGGCTTCAAAGAAGGCCCAAGAAGCAATTCAAAGCTCTGGCTTCGATACGCAGCCTGCTCTGACTGCTGCAAAG ACGGTCGTAGATGCAGCGCAGCAGACCACAAAGGTAATTGAAGCGGCCAAGCCTATAGCTTCATCAACTGTTGAAACCATCTCGTCTGCAGAGCCTATTGTGATTGTAGGAACTGCTGGAGCATTATTTCTTGCTTACTTTCTTATTCCTCCCATCTGGTCTACCATCTCTTATAGCCTTCGTGGTTATAAAG GTGAGCTTACTCCTGCTCAAGCTCTTGATCTAATTTCTACACAAAACCACCTTATGATCGATATTAGATCAGAGAAAGACAAGGACAAGGCTGGTATTCCTCGTCTTCCCTCTAGTGCTAAGAACAGATTGATTGCAATCCC TTTGGAGGAATTACCAAGCAAGCTAAGAGGTCTTGTCAGAAATGTAAAGAAAGTGGAAGCAGAAATGGCTGCTTTGAAGATTTCTTACCTCAAGAAAATTAACAAAGGTTCCAACATCGTGATCTTGGACTC GTACTCTGACTCAGCAAAAACAGTTGCGAAAGCACTAACAACCCTTGGTTTTAAGAACTGCTGGATTGTAGCTGGTGGGTTTTCTGGAAGCAGAGGATGGTTACAGAGTCAGTTAGGAACAGATTCATATAACTTCTCTTTTGTGGAGGTCTTCTCACCATCCCGAGTTATCCCTGCTGCAGTCGGACGTTTTGGCACAACCGGCTCGAATAAGAGAAAACTACTTCCCGGAGCCGATtga